One genomic region from Oncorhynchus keta strain PuntledgeMale-10-30-2019 unplaced genomic scaffold, Oket_V2 Un_scaffold_4321_pilon_pilon, whole genome shotgun sequence encodes:
- the zgc:101716 gene encoding uncharacterized protein C8orf76, translating to MEIFGSTFDDSVFEESRAKPTVVALSSYNAKFCEAEWFWESIDTEDILEVQKIFKFRADMAYRRKNFQEALNAYTTCLSYIPDGNLAIRRDIMEGMARCCCHLGKRVEALEITETLKNEASNTCHLTGLLHLTANVHERFGDLRSQVTCLQQLCSLHPYHQWHWMKLAESYLHLLQSLSTPSGSSPLQQGDGVEPQPDSQTEEQLKEERDGVWLKACMCFVRARLLLRALKGQQSSFVLQNSERALLKADEALRWLELKDTTLQLVSEVMSEDLVPERMREDNQDGESLAGLSLKDFEDRWWNRLVQTGVLKEDGPKIPSVKTN from the exons ATGGAGATTTTCGGTAGCACCTTTGACGATTCGGTGTTCGAGGAATCAAGAGCGAAGCCGACTGTTGTTGCACTGTCGTCTTACAATGCAAAGTTCTGTGAAGCAGAG TGGTTTTGGGAGAGCATCGACACAGAGGACATTTTGGAGGTGCAAAAGATCTTCAAATTTCGAGCTGATATGGCGTACAGGCGAAAAAACTTCCAG GAAGCTTTAAACGCCTACACTACCTGCCTCTCCTATATCCCTGACGGCAACCTGGCCATTAGACGGGACATAATGGAGGGAATGGCAAGGTGCTGTTGTCACCTGGGGAAGAGAGTGGAGGCCCTGGAGATCACAGAAACACTT AAAAATGAAGCCTCCAACACCTGTCACCTTACCGGTCTACTTCACCTGACTGCGAACGTCCACGAGCGCTTCGGAGACCTCAGGAGCCAGGTCACGTGTCTGCAGCAGCTGTGTTCTCTCCACCCCTACCACCAGTGGCACTGGATGAAGCTGGCAGAAAGCTACCTTCATCTTCTTCAGTCTCTGTCAACACCCTCAGGCTCCAGTCCTCTTCAACAGGGAGATGGTGTAGAGCCACAGCCTGACTCTCAGACTGAGGAGCAACTGAAGGAAGAGCGTGACGGCGTTTGGCTCAAGGCCTGCATGTGTTTTGTCCGGGCCAG ACTCCTCCTCAGGGCATTAAAGGGCCAACAGTCATCCTTTGTTCTCCAGAACAGTGAGAGAGCCCTACTGAAGGCTGATGAGGCTCTACGTTGGCTGGAACTGAAAGACACCACACTACAACTAGTCTCTGAG GTGATGTCAGAAGATCTAGTtccagagagaatgagagaggacaACCAGGATGGAGAGAGCTTGGCAGGTCTCTCTCTGAAGGACTTTGAAGACCGGtggtggaacagactggtacagacagGAGTACTGAAGGAGGATGGACCTAAAATACCCTCTGTAAAGACCAACTAG